Proteins encoded within one genomic window of Lemur catta isolate mLemCat1 chromosome 23, mLemCat1.pri, whole genome shotgun sequence:
- the CDK18 gene encoding cyclin-dependent kinase 18 isoform X2 — MNKMKNFKRRFSLSVPRTETIEESLAEFTEQFNQLHNRRNEDLQLGPLGRDPPPEPGTFSPTDSGEEPGQPSPGMQYRRRQNQRRFSMEDISKRLSLPMDIRLPQEFLQKLQLESPDFPKPLSRMSRRASLSDIGFGKLETYVKLDKLGEGTYATVFKGRSKLTENLVALKEIRLEHEEGAPCTAIREVSLLKNLKHANIVTLHDLIHTDRSLTLVFEYLDSDLKQYLDHCGNLMSMHNVKIFMFQLLRGLAYCHRRKILHRDLKPQNLLINERGELKLADFGLARAKSVPTKTYSNEVVTLWYRPPDVLLGSTEYSTPIDMWGVGCIHYEMATGRPLFPGSTVKEELHLIFRLLGTPTEETWPGVTALSEFRAYNFPRYLPQPLISHAPRLDPDGISLLTGLLLQGSRAVQRHPWPQPGPNNPPCAFQYESKSRMSAEAALSHPYFRSLGERVHQLEDTASVFSLKEIQLQKDPGYRSLAFQQPGRGKSRRQSIF, encoded by the exons ATGAACAAGATGAAGAACTTCAAGCGCCGTTTCTCCCTGTCAGTGCCCCGCACCGAGACCATTGAGGAGTCCCTGGCTGAATTCACAGAGCAGTTCAACCAGCTCCACAACCGGAGGAACGAGG ACCTGCAGCTCGGTCCTCTTGGCAGAGACCCCCCGCCGGAGCCCGGCACCTTCTCCCCCACAGACAGCGGGGAGGAGCCCGGGCAGCCGTCCCCTGGCATGCAGTACCGGCGACGGCAGAACCAGCGTCGCTTCTCCATGGAG GACATCAGCAAGAGGCTCTCTCTGCCCATGGATATCCGCCTGCCCCAGGAATTCTTGCAGAAACTACAGCTGGAGAGCCCAGACTTCCCCAAGCCACTCAGCCGCATGTCCCGCCGCGCCTCCCTG TCGGATATCGGCTTTGGGAAACTGGAGACATACGTGAAACTGGACAAACTGGGGGAG GGCACCTACGCCACAGTCTTCAAAGGGCGCAGCAAACTGACCGAGAACCTCGTGGCCCTGAAGGAGATCCGGCTGGAGCATGAGGAGGGGGCGCCCTGCACTGCCATCCGAGAGG TGTCTCTCCTGAAGAACCTGAAGCACGCCAATATCGTGACCCTGCACGACCTCATCCATACCGACCGGTCCCTCACCCTGGTGTTTGAGTACCTG GACAGCGACCTGAAGCAGTACCTGGACCACTGTGGAAACCTCATGAGCATGCACAATGTCAAG ATTTTCATGTTCCAGCTGCTCCGGGGCCTCGCCTACTGCCACCGCCGCAAGATCCTGCACCGGGACCTGAAACCCCAGAACCTGCTCATCAATGAGCGCGGGGAGCTGAAGCTGGCCGACTTCG GACTGGCCCGGGCCAAGTCAGTGCCCACAAAGACCTACTCTAATGAGGTGGTGACCCTGTGGTACAGGCCCCCAGACGTGCTGCTGGGATCCACCGAGTACTCCACCCCCATTGACATGTG GGGCGTGGGCTGCATCCACTACGAGATGGCCACGGGGAGGCCCCTGTTCCCCGGCTCCACGGTCAAGGAGGAGCTGCACCTCATCTTCCGCCTCCTCG GGACCCCTACAGAAGAGACGTGGCCCGGCGTGACCGCCCTCTCTGAGTTCCGGGCCTACAACTTCCCCCGGTACCTCCCGCAGCCGCTCATCAGCCACGCCCCCAG GTTGGATCCTGATGGCATCAGCCTCCTGACCGGCCTCCTCCTG CAGGGGAGTCGTGCTGTCCAGAGGCATCCCTGGCCCCAGCCAGGGCCCAACAACCCACCTTGTGCCTTTCAGTACGAATCCAAGAGTCGTATGTCGGCAGAGGCTGCCCTGAGTCACCCCTACTTCCGGTCTTTGGGAGAGCGTGTGCATCAGCTTGAAGACA CCGCCTCCGTCTTCTCCCTGAAGGAGATCCAGCTCCAGAAGGACCCAGGCTACCGCAGCTTGGCCTTCCAGCAGCCAG GACGAGGGAAGAGCCGGCGGCAGAGCATCTTCTGA
- the CDK18 gene encoding cyclin-dependent kinase 18 isoform X3 has translation MVPGAEQDPATCSLTIMNKMKNFKRRFSLSVPRTETIEESLAEFTEQFNQLHNRRNEDLQLGPLGRDPPPEPGTFSPTDSGEEPGQPSPGMQYRRRQNQRRFSMEDISKRLSLPMDIRLPQEFLQKLQLESPDFPKPLSRMSRRASLSDIGFGKLETYVKLDKLGEGTYATVFKGRSKLTENLVALKEIRLEHEEGAPCTAIREVSLLKNLKHANIVTLHDLIHTDRSLTLVFEYLDSDLKQYLDHCGNLMSMHNVKIFMFQLLRGLAYCHRRKILHRDLKPQNLLINERGELKLADFGLARAKSVPTKTYSNEVVTLWYRPPDVLLGSTEYSTPIDMWGVGCIHYEMATGRPLFPGSTVKEELHLIFRLLGTPTEETWPGVTALSEFRAYNFPRYLPQPLISHAPRLDPDGISLLTGLLLYESKSRMSAEAALSHPYFRSLGERVHQLEDTASVFSLKEIQLQKDPGYRSLAFQQPGRGKSRRQSIF, from the exons GACCCAGCCACCTGCTCCCTGACGATCATGAACAAGATGAAGAACTTCAAGCGCCGTTTCTCCCTGTCAGTGCCCCGCACCGAGACCATTGAGGAGTCCCTGGCTGAATTCACAGAGCAGTTCAACCAGCTCCACAACCGGAGGAACGAGG ACCTGCAGCTCGGTCCTCTTGGCAGAGACCCCCCGCCGGAGCCCGGCACCTTCTCCCCCACAGACAGCGGGGAGGAGCCCGGGCAGCCGTCCCCTGGCATGCAGTACCGGCGACGGCAGAACCAGCGTCGCTTCTCCATGGAG GACATCAGCAAGAGGCTCTCTCTGCCCATGGATATCCGCCTGCCCCAGGAATTCTTGCAGAAACTACAGCTGGAGAGCCCAGACTTCCCCAAGCCACTCAGCCGCATGTCCCGCCGCGCCTCCCTG TCGGATATCGGCTTTGGGAAACTGGAGACATACGTGAAACTGGACAAACTGGGGGAG GGCACCTACGCCACAGTCTTCAAAGGGCGCAGCAAACTGACCGAGAACCTCGTGGCCCTGAAGGAGATCCGGCTGGAGCATGAGGAGGGGGCGCCCTGCACTGCCATCCGAGAGG TGTCTCTCCTGAAGAACCTGAAGCACGCCAATATCGTGACCCTGCACGACCTCATCCATACCGACCGGTCCCTCACCCTGGTGTTTGAGTACCTG GACAGCGACCTGAAGCAGTACCTGGACCACTGTGGAAACCTCATGAGCATGCACAATGTCAAG ATTTTCATGTTCCAGCTGCTCCGGGGCCTCGCCTACTGCCACCGCCGCAAGATCCTGCACCGGGACCTGAAACCCCAGAACCTGCTCATCAATGAGCGCGGGGAGCTGAAGCTGGCCGACTTCG GACTGGCCCGGGCCAAGTCAGTGCCCACAAAGACCTACTCTAATGAGGTGGTGACCCTGTGGTACAGGCCCCCAGACGTGCTGCTGGGATCCACCGAGTACTCCACCCCCATTGACATGTG GGGCGTGGGCTGCATCCACTACGAGATGGCCACGGGGAGGCCCCTGTTCCCCGGCTCCACGGTCAAGGAGGAGCTGCACCTCATCTTCCGCCTCCTCG GGACCCCTACAGAAGAGACGTGGCCCGGCGTGACCGCCCTCTCTGAGTTCCGGGCCTACAACTTCCCCCGGTACCTCCCGCAGCCGCTCATCAGCCACGCCCCCAG GTTGGATCCTGATGGCATCAGCCTCCTGACCGGCCTCCTCCTG TACGAATCCAAGAGTCGTATGTCGGCAGAGGCTGCCCTGAGTCACCCCTACTTCCGGTCTTTGGGAGAGCGTGTGCATCAGCTTGAAGACA CCGCCTCCGTCTTCTCCCTGAAGGAGATCCAGCTCCAGAAGGACCCAGGCTACCGCAGCTTGGCCTTCCAGCAGCCAG GACGAGGGAAGAGCCGGCGGCAGAGCATCTTCTGA
- the CDK18 gene encoding cyclin-dependent kinase 18 isoform X1, whose protein sequence is MVPGAEQDPATCSLTIMNKMKNFKRRFSLSVPRTETIEESLAEFTEQFNQLHNRRNEDLQLGPLGRDPPPEPGTFSPTDSGEEPGQPSPGMQYRRRQNQRRFSMEDISKRLSLPMDIRLPQEFLQKLQLESPDFPKPLSRMSRRASLSDIGFGKLETYVKLDKLGEGTYATVFKGRSKLTENLVALKEIRLEHEEGAPCTAIREVSLLKNLKHANIVTLHDLIHTDRSLTLVFEYLDSDLKQYLDHCGNLMSMHNVKIFMFQLLRGLAYCHRRKILHRDLKPQNLLINERGELKLADFGLARAKSVPTKTYSNEVVTLWYRPPDVLLGSTEYSTPIDMWGVGCIHYEMATGRPLFPGSTVKEELHLIFRLLGTPTEETWPGVTALSEFRAYNFPRYLPQPLISHAPRLDPDGISLLTGLLLQGSRAVQRHPWPQPGPNNPPCAFQYESKSRMSAEAALSHPYFRSLGERVHQLEDTASVFSLKEIQLQKDPGYRSLAFQQPGRGKSRRQSIF, encoded by the exons GACCCAGCCACCTGCTCCCTGACGATCATGAACAAGATGAAGAACTTCAAGCGCCGTTTCTCCCTGTCAGTGCCCCGCACCGAGACCATTGAGGAGTCCCTGGCTGAATTCACAGAGCAGTTCAACCAGCTCCACAACCGGAGGAACGAGG ACCTGCAGCTCGGTCCTCTTGGCAGAGACCCCCCGCCGGAGCCCGGCACCTTCTCCCCCACAGACAGCGGGGAGGAGCCCGGGCAGCCGTCCCCTGGCATGCAGTACCGGCGACGGCAGAACCAGCGTCGCTTCTCCATGGAG GACATCAGCAAGAGGCTCTCTCTGCCCATGGATATCCGCCTGCCCCAGGAATTCTTGCAGAAACTACAGCTGGAGAGCCCAGACTTCCCCAAGCCACTCAGCCGCATGTCCCGCCGCGCCTCCCTG TCGGATATCGGCTTTGGGAAACTGGAGACATACGTGAAACTGGACAAACTGGGGGAG GGCACCTACGCCACAGTCTTCAAAGGGCGCAGCAAACTGACCGAGAACCTCGTGGCCCTGAAGGAGATCCGGCTGGAGCATGAGGAGGGGGCGCCCTGCACTGCCATCCGAGAGG TGTCTCTCCTGAAGAACCTGAAGCACGCCAATATCGTGACCCTGCACGACCTCATCCATACCGACCGGTCCCTCACCCTGGTGTTTGAGTACCTG GACAGCGACCTGAAGCAGTACCTGGACCACTGTGGAAACCTCATGAGCATGCACAATGTCAAG ATTTTCATGTTCCAGCTGCTCCGGGGCCTCGCCTACTGCCACCGCCGCAAGATCCTGCACCGGGACCTGAAACCCCAGAACCTGCTCATCAATGAGCGCGGGGAGCTGAAGCTGGCCGACTTCG GACTGGCCCGGGCCAAGTCAGTGCCCACAAAGACCTACTCTAATGAGGTGGTGACCCTGTGGTACAGGCCCCCAGACGTGCTGCTGGGATCCACCGAGTACTCCACCCCCATTGACATGTG GGGCGTGGGCTGCATCCACTACGAGATGGCCACGGGGAGGCCCCTGTTCCCCGGCTCCACGGTCAAGGAGGAGCTGCACCTCATCTTCCGCCTCCTCG GGACCCCTACAGAAGAGACGTGGCCCGGCGTGACCGCCCTCTCTGAGTTCCGGGCCTACAACTTCCCCCGGTACCTCCCGCAGCCGCTCATCAGCCACGCCCCCAG GTTGGATCCTGATGGCATCAGCCTCCTGACCGGCCTCCTCCTG CAGGGGAGTCGTGCTGTCCAGAGGCATCCCTGGCCCCAGCCAGGGCCCAACAACCCACCTTGTGCCTTTCAGTACGAATCCAAGAGTCGTATGTCGGCAGAGGCTGCCCTGAGTCACCCCTACTTCCGGTCTTTGGGAGAGCGTGTGCATCAGCTTGAAGACA CCGCCTCCGTCTTCTCCCTGAAGGAGATCCAGCTCCAGAAGGACCCAGGCTACCGCAGCTTGGCCTTCCAGCAGCCAG GACGAGGGAAGAGCCGGCGGCAGAGCATCTTCTGA